In Janthinobacterium agaricidamnosum NBRC 102515 = DSM 9628, the DNA window CAATACAAGAGGCGGCGGCGCCGGTGACCCCGACCGCCCTCAAGGAACGCACTTTCAGTATCGATGTGCTGCGCGGCATGGCCTTGCTGGGCATTCTGATGGCCAATATCGAAGTTTTCGGCACGCCCACGGCGATGCATGCGATTCCCATCGGCATGCCCATCCCGGCGTTCGAAGGCCCGCATCGCTGGATCCACGTGGTGATACTCACGCTTAAATGGATTGTTATCGAAGGCAAAATGCGCGGCCTGTTTTCACTGCTGTTCGGCGCCGGTGTGATGCTGATGACCAGCCGCGCCGAACGGCGCGGTATCGATGGCGGCCGCATCGCTGAAACTTTTATGCGCCGCAATCTGTGGCTGATGCTGTTCGGCTTGCTGCATTGCTGCCTGATCTGGGACGGCGATATCCTCTTGTACTACGGCATGATCGCCTTGCTGTTTTTATACCCTTGCCGCAAGCTGAAACCAAAAACCTTGCTGGTGGCCGGCACCCTGATCGGACTGACCTTCGGCACGTTCTCGTTTTTGAATTTCTTGGGCGCCCCCCGTGATATTTACCTCGACAAGCAGGTCACGGCCATCAGCGCCGCGCAACATGCAGGCAAAACCATCACCGACCAAGACAAGCAGGTATTAAAAGCGTGGGATGAACGGATGAAATCGAGGGTCATCACCAGGGATGGCCCGCAAGAGGCCATCGCCGAGGCAACCAAAGACTATTTTTCGGCGATGGGCGACCGCTTGCAAATCTATCTCGGTCCGATAGCGGGCGCTTACCTGTTCCTGAACATTGCGGATGAAGTCGGCATGATGCTGATCGGCATGGGCTTGTACCAGCTCGGTTTCCTCAGCGCGGCAAAACCGTATGCGACGTATGCCTGGACCGCCGCGGCCGGCTTGTTGTGCTCGGTTCCGCTGTATTTGCTGGGTATGTGGCAAGTAGTGAAGAGTGGATTTGATTTCCTGACGATTGAAAAATGGCTGTTCATCCCGTATTACCTGACCCGCGAGATGAGTACGCTGGCCATCGTATCGCTGGCATTGCTGGTCGTTAAGAGCGGCCGCTTCGGCCGCTTGCAGCGCGGCTTGGCGGCGGTCGGCAAAACCGCGCTCAGCAATTATCTGATGACCAGCCTGATTTGCCAGTTCGTTTTCGTCTGGGGACCGTGGCAGTTGTATGGCAAGCTGGAATACTATCAGTTGCATTATGTGGTGTTCGGCGTCTGGGCAGTCAACCTGATCGCCAGCCCGCTGTGGCTGCGCGCCTTTCAATTCGGTCCGATGGAATGGGTATGGCGTTCGCTGACCTACAGGAAGGCGCAAGCGATGCGACTGCACCAGGTCGCCGCCTGAGACCGGACGCAATCCAAGCAAGTGATTCTTACGGGGAAAGCTGGCTAGCGTTGCGGTAATGTTTGGGAGAACTGCCGGTGCTGCGCTTGAAGGCATTGCTGAATGCGCTCTCCGAGCTGTAACCCAGCGAGTGCGCCAGCACCGCCACCGGCGTGGCGCCCTCGCGCAGCAGGCGTTGCGCGAGGCGCATGCGCCATTCGGTCAGGTAAGCCACCGGGGCAATCCCGGCCACCTTCTTGAAATAAGCGGCAAACGCCGCGCGCGACATCGCGGCGGCCTTGGCGAGTTCGCCCAGTTCCCAGGCCCTTCCCGGTTCGCCATGCATCAGCCGCAGCGCCGGCGCCACCCGCTTGTCGGCGACCGCGCGCAACCATCCGGGCGACTGCGGCGCCGCGCTTTCAAAATGGGCCCGCAAGATCTGGATGAACAGCAAATGCGCCAGTTGCGACGACACCACGGCGGCACCCGGCAAGATATCGTCGCGTTCGCGCACCAACTGTTGCAGCAGCCAATGCAGGATGGGCGCCTGGCGCGAGGCGGCGTGGATATGTATCAACGGAACCAGCGCATCGGACAGCAGCCGGGCGCAATCGGGGCTCAATTCAACCTTGCCGCCGATCATGAAAAAATCGTCGCCAGCGCCATGCTGAACGACCGCGCCGGTGCGTCCGTCCAGCACGTCCGACAGCGCGACCGGCGTGGCCGACAAATCGCTGGCCAGCAGCAATGGACGCGCCCGCGACAGCAAAAATACATCGCCCTCGGCGATCCGCACCGGCGTCTCGGCGCCTTCCATCAGCAGCCAGCAACTGCCGCGCATGACGCCCCAGAATTTGACCCGCTCCGACGGCGGAAAATTGATCGCCCATGATCCGCCCGCGACCAGGCCGCCGGACATGATCGAGCGCGCGTCCATGATTTGAAGAAAATCTGAAAAAGGGTCATTCATCATGACTGGATTTTTACGCATGAAAACAAGACTGTCAATCATTCAAAGTCTTGTTTTCTTCTTTTATGATGGATGCATTGGCGGACAATACCGCCATCCACCTTGAAAGGATATAACCATGCAACAACGTACCTGGCTGATCACTGGAGCGAACAGCGGTTTCGGCCGCCACATGACGGAACAATTGCTGGCGCGCGGCGACCGCGTCGCGGCCACCGTGCGCCAACTGGCGGCCATGGACGACTTGAAAGCCCTATACGGCGACCGCTTATGGCTCGCCAGCCTCGACCTGACGGACCTGCCGGCCATCCGCCCGCTGGTCGACCGGGCGTTCAGCGAACTGGGCAAGATCGATGTGGTGGTCAGCAATGCCGGTTATGGTTTGTTCGGCGTCGCCGAAGAAGCGACCGATGCACAGATGCTGCATCAACTCGGCACCAACCTGACCGGTTCGATGCAACTGGTGCGGAGCGCGCTGCCGCATTTGCGCCAGCTCGGCGGCGGACGCATCCTCCAGCTATCGACCATGGGTGGCCAGGCGGCGTTTCCGGCCGGTTCGATGTATCACGCAGGCAAGTGGGGCATCGAAGGTTTCATCGATTCGGTGGCGCAGGAAGTCGCGGTCTTCAATATCGGCTGCACCCTGGTCGAGCCAGGCAGCGCGCGCACCGGTTTCCGCTACCGCGGTGCGCGCTGGACCCCGAAGATCGACGCCTACGATGCATCGCCGGCCGGCATGGCGCGCCGCATGATCGAAGCTGGTAACAGCGTGCAGATCGGCGATCCCGCCAAAATGGCCGCCATCATCATCGCCAGCGTCGAGCAGCACCCGGCGCCGAAGCGCATTGCACTCGGCAGCGATGCCTACAACATCATGCACAAGCAGTTGAGCGAACGGCTGGCGGCGCTCGAAGCGCAAAAGGAACTGGCATTTTCGACCGACTTTCCGCTCGACGCATAAGCAAACTGCCCACGGCATTGCCAGCGCCGCGGCCGTGCCATGAGGACGCGCGGCCGATCCGCTACCCGGATTGGCCGGCAACAAGGATCGCCTGTCACGGCACACCACGCTGTTCGGCCATGCGTGTAAATGGAGGCAATACTTTGACGAGGCACCGCTCGGCAAAAAAGTGACATCCGTAACCGGTTCGGCAGGATTTTTGGTCAAAAATGTCATATAGTTAGTTACGCACCGCATATTGATTGCAGACATTAATTTCCATTTACCCACAATCGCTCTCTATAAGGACTTGTCATGAAACAACTCTTCGCCGCCTGTGCCGCTGCCTCGCTCCTTAGCTGTGCGTTTGCCGCCGCCCCCGATGCGGCGCCCGTTGCGAAAACGGCGCAGCAAACCAGGATGACCACTTGCAACGCCGATGCCACCGGCAAGAAAGGCGATGAACGCAAAGCCTTCATGAAGGAATGCCTGAGCGCCAAGCCGGCCCTGGCCGCCGCGCCTAGCCAGCAAACCAAGATGAAGACGTGTAACGCCGATGCCGCCGGCAAAAAGGGCGATGAGCGCAAAGCCTTCATGAAAAGCTGCTTGAGCGCCGCCAAGTAAGCAGCGCCAGCCCGATCCGACGCCAGCAGATGCTGGCGTTTTTTTTGCCTGAAAAAAAGGCTATGGCAAAAATTACTTAAAAGAGAATTATTTGAAACAAGAAACATTTTATTAATTTCCCTGACGAAATCTGTGCGCTAGAATAA includes these proteins:
- a CDS encoding AraC family transcriptional regulator, which translates into the protein MMNDPFSDFLQIMDARSIMSGGLVAGGSWAINFPPSERVKFWGVMRGSCWLLMEGAETPVRIAEGDVFLLSRARPLLLASDLSATPVALSDVLDGRTGAVVQHGAGDDFFMIGGKVELSPDCARLLSDALVPLIHIHAASRQAPILHWLLQQLVRERDDILPGAAVVSSQLAHLLFIQILRAHFESAAPQSPGWLRAVADKRVAPALRLMHGEPGRAWELGELAKAAAMSRAAFAAYFKKVAGIAPVAYLTEWRMRLAQRLLREGATPVAVLAHSLGYSSESAFSNAFKRSTGSSPKHYRNASQLSP
- a CDS encoding PsiF family protein encodes the protein MKQLFAACAAASLLSCAFAAAPDAAPVAKTAQQTRMTTCNADATGKKGDERKAFMKECLSAKPALAAAPSQQTKMKTCNADAAGKKGDERKAFMKSCLSAAK
- a CDS encoding SDR family oxidoreductase yields the protein MQQRTWLITGANSGFGRHMTEQLLARGDRVAATVRQLAAMDDLKALYGDRLWLASLDLTDLPAIRPLVDRAFSELGKIDVVVSNAGYGLFGVAEEATDAQMLHQLGTNLTGSMQLVRSALPHLRQLGGGRILQLSTMGGQAAFPAGSMYHAGKWGIEGFIDSVAQEVAVFNIGCTLVEPGSARTGFRYRGARWTPKIDAYDASPAGMARRMIEAGNSVQIGDPAKMAAIIIASVEQHPAPKRIALGSDAYNIMHKQLSERLAALEAQKELAFSTDFPLDA
- a CDS encoding DUF418 domain-containing protein — encoded protein: MNNITIQEAAAPVTPTALKERTFSIDVLRGMALLGILMANIEVFGTPTAMHAIPIGMPIPAFEGPHRWIHVVILTLKWIVIEGKMRGLFSLLFGAGVMLMTSRAERRGIDGGRIAETFMRRNLWLMLFGLLHCCLIWDGDILLYYGMIALLFLYPCRKLKPKTLLVAGTLIGLTFGTFSFLNFLGAPRDIYLDKQVTAISAAQHAGKTITDQDKQVLKAWDERMKSRVITRDGPQEAIAEATKDYFSAMGDRLQIYLGPIAGAYLFLNIADEVGMMLIGMGLYQLGFLSAAKPYATYAWTAAAGLLCSVPLYLLGMWQVVKSGFDFLTIEKWLFIPYYLTREMSTLAIVSLALLVVKSGRFGRLQRGLAAVGKTALSNYLMTSLICQFVFVWGPWQLYGKLEYYQLHYVVFGVWAVNLIASPLWLRAFQFGPMEWVWRSLTYRKAQAMRLHQVAA